In Azospirillaceae bacterium, a genomic segment contains:
- the flgA gene encoding flagellar basal body P-ring formation chaperone FlgA, whose protein sequence is MKALATFLLSGSILLGTGLVPGLAAAADLHGDVNVNAENIRLGDLFDALGPEQANIVVGQAPSPGHRITYDASILQRLASNNGVDWQAKGNERVVVSRPSVDITADQIQEALAKALVDAGAPRGMDVVLDNPGTVLRLPANSDSSIAFTNVNYDAARGRATADLVVPATGEPVIRQSFGARVVAMVTLPVLNRRVAPGDTIAASDVEWTKIPRNRISGDVVTEARDLIGLTVRHGASPYQPVRTDEVRAPVVVTRGALVTMMLQSGNMTLTVQGRAQAEGGMNEVIRVTNTASNRTIDARVAGPDLVIVQPAAQAPNLTAAHATRTALN, encoded by the coding sequence ATGAAAGCGTTGGCCACCTTCCTGCTGAGCGGCAGCATCCTGCTGGGAACCGGACTGGTCCCCGGCCTGGCCGCCGCCGCGGACCTGCACGGCGACGTGAACGTGAACGCGGAGAACATCCGCCTGGGCGACCTGTTCGACGCGCTGGGCCCGGAACAAGCCAACATCGTCGTCGGCCAGGCGCCGTCTCCCGGCCATCGCATCACCTATGACGCCTCCATCCTCCAGCGTCTGGCCAGCAACAACGGTGTCGATTGGCAGGCCAAGGGCAATGAGCGGGTGGTGGTCAGCCGTCCCTCGGTGGACATCACCGCCGACCAGATCCAGGAGGCGCTGGCCAAGGCCCTGGTCGATGCCGGCGCGCCGCGCGGCATGGACGTGGTGCTGGACAATCCCGGCACCGTGCTGCGCCTGCCGGCCAACAGCGACAGCAGCATCGCCTTCACCAACGTGAATTATGACGCCGCCCGCGGCCGCGCCACCGCCGACCTGGTGGTCCCCGCCACGGGTGAGCCGGTCATCCGCCAGAGCTTCGGCGCCCGCGTCGTCGCCATGGTGACCCTGCCCGTGCTGAACCGCCGCGTGGCCCCGGGCGACACCATCGCCGCGAGCGACGTGGAATGGACCAAGATCCCGCGCAACCGCATCAGCGGCGACGTGGTGACCGAGGCCCGCGACCTGATCGGCCTGACCGTGCGCCACGGCGCCAGCCCCTATCAGCCGGTGCGTACCGATGAGGTGCGCGCCCCCGTGGTGGTCACCCGCGGCGCCCTGGTCACCATGATGCTGCAGTCCGGCAACATGACCCTGACGGTCCAGGGCCGGGCTCAGGCCGAAGGCGGCATGAACGAAGTCATCCGCGTCACCAACACCGCCAGCAACCGGACCATCGACGCCCGCGTGGCCGGTCCGGACCTTGTCATC
- the flgG gene encoding flagellar basal-body rod protein FlgG, with product MRSLSIAATGMQAQQTNVEVISQNIANMTTTGYKRQNAEFQDLLYQNMRRVGSNSSDAGTIVPTGIQLGGGVKTAAVYRINEQGNINVTGNSLDLAVNGNGYFQITLPSGQIAYTRDGSFQLNANSQIVTSDGYLLNPGLTVPQNAVDITVDASGQVQAKIDGQVTPAIVGQLNLANFPNPAGLEAVGDNLLLETPASGQPVTAVPGSTGFGRITQNALETSNVNVVTEITNLIQAQRAYEMNSRVVTTTDQMLQSITNMK from the coding sequence ATGCGCAGCCTCTCCATCGCCGCCACGGGCATGCAGGCCCAACAGACCAACGTCGAAGTCATCTCGCAGAACATCGCGAACATGACCACGACCGGTTACAAGCGCCAGAACGCGGAATTCCAGGACCTGCTGTACCAGAACATGCGCCGCGTCGGCTCCAACTCCTCCGACGCCGGCACCATCGTCCCCACCGGCATCCAGCTGGGCGGCGGCGTGAAGACGGCGGCCGTGTACCGCATCAACGAGCAGGGCAACATCAACGTCACCGGCAACAGCCTGGACCTGGCGGTTAACGGCAACGGCTACTTCCAGATCACCCTGCCCAGCGGCCAGATCGCCTATACCCGCGACGGTTCCTTCCAGCTGAACGCCAACAGCCAGATCGTCACCTCCGACGGTTACCTGCTGAACCCCGGCCTGACCGTGCCGCAGAACGCCGTGGACATCACGGTCGACGCCTCGGGCCAGGTGCAGGCCAAGATCGATGGCCAGGTGACCCCCGCCATCGTCGGCCAGCTGAACCTGGCGAACTTCCCCAACCCCGCCGGCCTGGAAGCCGTGGGCGACAACCTGCTGCTGGAAACCCCGGCGTCGGGCCAGCCGGTCACCGCCGTCCCCGGCTCCACCGGTTTCGGCCGCATCACCCAGAACGCGCTGGAAACCTCCAACGTCAACGTCGTGACCGAGATCACCAACCTGATCCAGGCGCAGCGCGCTTACGAAATGAACTCGCGCGTCGTCACCACGACCGACCAGATGCTGCAGTCCATCACGAACATGAAGTGA
- the flgF gene encoding flagellar basal-body rod protein FlgF, which translates to MENPIYIALSRQEALSRQMDVVANNIANMNTTGYKQQRVLFQEYMEKPGRGERVSFTQDYGLMRDTRAGVMQSTNNTLDVALKGDGYFTVETLSGPRYTRAGNFQINDRRELVDQNGLPVLDRNDNRITIPDNISDLKIQGDGTVMADRAQLAQLKVVNFDDQQKMQTLGGGLLTTTQTPQAVTNPQVIQGALEGSNVQAIVESTNMIEVLRQYQLNQKMIEEEHDRIRNAITHLTKAS; encoded by the coding sequence ATGGAAAACCCGATTTACATCGCGCTGTCCCGACAGGAAGCGCTGTCCCGGCAGATGGACGTGGTGGCGAACAACATCGCCAACATGAACACCACGGGGTACAAGCAGCAGCGCGTGTTGTTCCAGGAATACATGGAGAAGCCCGGCCGCGGTGAGCGTGTCTCCTTCACGCAGGATTACGGCCTGATGCGCGACACCCGCGCCGGCGTCATGCAATCCACCAACAACACGCTGGACGTGGCGCTGAAGGGCGACGGCTACTTCACGGTAGAGACGCTGTCGGGCCCCCGCTACACCCGGGCCGGCAACTTCCAGATCAACGACCGCCGTGAACTGGTGGACCAGAACGGCCTGCCGGTGCTGGACCGCAACGACAACCGCATCACCATCCCCGACAACATCAGCGACCTGAAGATCCAGGGCGACGGCACCGTCATGGCCGATCGCGCCCAGCTGGCGCAGTTGAAGGTCGTCAACTTCGACGACCAGCAGAAGATGCAGACCCTGGGCGGCGGCCTGCTGACCACCACCCAGACGCCCCAGGCGGTCACCAACCCGCAGGTGATCCAGGGCGCGCTGGAAGGCTCCAACGTCCAGGCGATCGTGGAGTCCACGAACATGATCGAGGTCCTGCGCCAGTACCAGCTGAACCAGAAGATGATCGAGGAAGAACACGATCGCATCCGCAACGCGATCACCCACCTGACCAAAGCCTCGTGA
- a CDS encoding peptidylprolyl isomerase — MDLENTLYLDLPAGRVVITLRPDLAPNHVARIKELARDGFYDGLAFHRVIEGFMAQGGCPVGDGTSGSGKKLKAEFSAEPHVRGVCSMARAMNPDSADSQFFICFDDATFLDRQYTVWGVVSEGMEHVDAIKKGNRRDNGSVTDPDRIVKMQVAADAT, encoded by the coding sequence ATGGATCTTGAGAACACCCTGTATCTCGACCTGCCGGCCGGCCGCGTCGTCATCACCCTGCGTCCCGACCTGGCCCCGAACCACGTGGCCCGGATCAAGGAACTGGCCCGCGACGGCTTCTACGACGGCCTGGCCTTCCATCGCGTGATCGAAGGCTTCATGGCCCAGGGCGGCTGCCCCGTCGGCGACGGCACCAGCGGTTCGGGCAAGAAGCTGAAGGCGGAATTCTCGGCGGAGCCGCACGTGCGCGGCGTCTGCTCCATGGCCCGCGCCATGAACCCGGACAGCGCCGACAGCCAGTTCTTCATCTGCTTCGACGACGCCACCTTCCTGGACCGGCAGTACACCGTCTGGGGCGTGGTGAGCGAAGGCATGGAGCATGTGGACGCCATCAAGAAGGGCAACCGCCGCGACAACGGCAGCGTCACCGATCCCGACCGCATCGTGAAGATGCAGGTCGCGGCCGACGCCACCTGA
- a CDS encoding YdbH domain-containing protein produces MPKAFPVLHSDYRRWLPAAVLVVAGLGGVALAGRLFLPGMAERRLVAALADAGYTQAQVTVRRAGWGWAEAGIRLAPGLEVETARLDFAGWLPWGDELASLALSNVNLDAARQGSTALARLSALPARRLELTGLQMAVGDWSLPLDLHAVLDHGDGAGWRGHATLTPPSGLIPAALSHGTLPPLDVDVTVTDTGVRLDGAALSGTLTLAGDGAKADVTAKGWHVADALGPLSGSLAWQGAPGRWSVTLTADTPSSHLSLDSGGPWMDAGVTAAVWGLRAKVVGAGDWAGQGTLALNRPAPGAPLAFTLSANDATAAELPLMAAFLSLSGRLDGDADRGWRVDLAGPAQIGGRLRDGQGTPISLGWDPGADGHLGINWRDGRGHADLQGAVVGRWGPASAPLVAGGSTDLRATADWDGAGMVALDATATALEAPSLLGARLEGARLSADVDRANRAAPWRVTLDQGRLQIPGLAPLALALSVTGDPVAAMTLSGQAKGVGTPLSLGLSGQWDGAKVKGDATVALSPLSLADVPDLGTLLPGIPGPVRGDGTVTGSLRLTLVHRDLEGSGDLRLDDVSLAAPNLTVQGLNGQLALDSLFPLHSPPGQHLSAKTVRAGFTVGDVGLDLQVAGGQLVLQGGDLAWAGGHAHLTPEGNGGFGADVSGVDLAQALPRWTAAGYGLTGTLAGRLLGRFDGLTPVITFGALAADKPGRIAYAAGDAGEAGLPVVLNPAHNGNVALITRALADFDYQALSLLPTGPVGPDLRARLLVRGVNAGFYGGYPVDLDLELDGGDLLPPTAATGTR; encoded by the coding sequence TTGCCGAAGGCGTTTCCGGTCCTGCATTCGGACTATCGCCGCTGGTTGCCGGCGGCGGTGCTGGTGGTCGCCGGCCTGGGTGGTGTCGCCCTTGCCGGCCGGCTGTTCTTGCCGGGCATGGCGGAGCGGCGGCTGGTGGCGGCACTGGCGGATGCCGGCTACACGCAAGCGCAGGTGACGGTGCGCCGTGCCGGCTGGGGCTGGGCGGAGGCGGGTATTCGCCTGGCGCCCGGGCTGGAGGTGGAGACGGCACGGCTGGACTTCGCCGGCTGGCTGCCCTGGGGCGATGAGTTGGCCAGCCTGGCGCTGTCCAACGTCAACCTGGATGCGGCGCGCCAGGGAAGTACCGCGCTGGCGCGGCTGTCGGCTCTGCCGGCGCGGCGGCTGGAGCTTACCGGCTTGCAGATGGCGGTGGGGGATTGGTCGCTGCCCCTGGACTTGCATGCAGTGTTGGATCATGGGGATGGGGCGGGCTGGCGCGGGCACGCCACGCTGACCCCGCCTTCGGGATTGATACCGGCGGCGCTGTCTCATGGCACGCTGCCGCCGCTGGATGTCGATGTCACGGTGACGGATACCGGTGTGCGGCTGGACGGGGCGGCATTGAGCGGTACGCTGACCCTGGCCGGCGACGGCGCCAAGGCGGATGTGACGGCCAAGGGCTGGCACGTCGCCGATGCCCTGGGTCCGCTGTCGGGCAGCCTGGCCTGGCAGGGCGCGCCCGGTCGCTGGTCCGTCACCCTCACGGCCGACACCCCGTCATCGCACCTGTCGCTGGACAGCGGAGGCCCCTGGATGGATGCCGGTGTGACGGCGGCCGTCTGGGGCTTGCGTGCCAAGGTGGTGGGTGCTGGCGATTGGGCCGGGCAGGGAACGCTGGCCCTGAACCGGCCGGCACCGGGGGCGCCGCTGGCCTTCACCCTGTCGGCCAATGACGCGACTGCGGCGGAACTGCCGCTGATGGCCGCCTTCCTGAGCCTGTCCGGCCGGCTGGATGGCGATGCCGACCGGGGGTGGCGCGTGGATCTGGCGGGACCGGCCCAGATCGGCGGGCGCCTGCGTGACGGCCAGGGCACGCCGATCAGCCTGGGCTGGGATCCGGGCGCCGATGGTCATCTGGGCATCAACTGGCGCGACGGTCGGGGCCACGCCGACCTGCAAGGGGCGGTGGTGGGGCGCTGGGGTCCGGCCTCGGCCCCGCTGGTCGCCGGCGGTAGCACCGATTTGCGCGCCACCGCCGATTGGGATGGCGCCGGCATGGTGGCGCTGGATGCGACCGCCACAGCGCTTGAGGCGCCGTCGCTGCTGGGTGCCCGGCTGGAGGGGGCACGCCTGTCCGCCGACGTGGACCGCGCCAACCGGGCCGCACCCTGGCGCGTGACCCTGGACCAGGGGCGGCTGCAAATCCCCGGTCTGGCGCCCCTGGCGCTGGCACTCAGCGTCACCGGCGATCCGGTGGCGGCCATGACCCTGTCGGGCCAGGCCAAGGGGGTGGGGACGCCCCTGTCCCTCGGCCTGTCGGGGCAATGGGACGGCGCCAAGGTGAAGGGCGACGCCACCGTGGCGCTGTCGCCCCTGTCGCTGGCGGACGTGCCGGATCTGGGCACCCTGTTGCCGGGCATCCCGGGACCCGTCCGGGGGGATGGCACGGTGACGGGCAGCCTGCGCCTGACCCTGGTCCATCGCGATCTGGAGGGTAGCGGCGACCTGCGCCTGGACGATGTCAGCCTGGCGGCCCCGAACCTGACGGTGCAGGGCTTGAACGGGCAACTGGCGCTGGACAGCCTGTTTCCCCTGCACAGCCCGCCCGGGCAACACCTGTCGGCCAAGACCGTGCGGGCCGGCTTCACCGTCGGCGATGTCGGTTTGGACCTGCAGGTGGCGGGCGGGCAACTGGTGCTGCAGGGCGGCGACCTGGCCTGGGCCGGCGGCCATGCCCACCTGACACCGGAAGGCAACGGCGGTTTCGGCGCCGACGTTTCGGGGGTGGATTTGGCCCAGGCGTTGCCGCGCTGGACGGCGGCGGGGTATGGGCTGACGGGAACCTTGGCGGGGCGTCTGCTGGGGCGTTTCGATGGCCTGACGCCGGTGATCACCTTCGGCGCGCTGGCGGCGGACAAGCCGGGCCGCATCGCTTACGCCGCCGGCGACGCGGGCGAGGCCGGTCTACCGGTGGTGCTGAACCCCGCGCACAACGGCAATGTGGCGCTGATCACCCGCGCGCTCGCGGATTTCGATTATCAGGCCCTGTCCCTGCTGCCGACGGGCCCGGTGGGACCGGATTTGCGGGCGCGCCTGCTGGTGCGGGGTGTCAACGCCGGATTCTACGGCGGCTATCCGGTGGATTTGGACCTGGAATTGGACGGGGGGGATCTGCTGCCACCCACCGCCGCGACGGGAACGCGTTAA
- a CDS encoding glutathione peroxidase, translating into MLAFAGGALAARRAGAALPSSAAGSAYDYTFTSIDGAPLPLSAFKGKAILVVNTASLCGFTPQYKGLEALYTAYKDKGLVVLGVPANDFHDQEPGSNQEIKHFCDANFAVDFPMTEKAVVTGDQAHPFYKWVSAAKGAPKWNFHKYLISPDGALIAAFPSKVEPESPELKAAIDAALPHNG; encoded by the coding sequence ATGCTTGCCTTTGCCGGCGGCGCCCTTGCCGCCCGCCGTGCCGGCGCTGCCTTGCCCAGTTCCGCCGCCGGATCGGCCTACGACTATACCTTCACCTCCATCGACGGCGCCCCGCTGCCGCTCAGCGCCTTCAAGGGCAAGGCCATCCTGGTGGTGAACACCGCCTCGCTCTGCGGCTTCACCCCGCAGTACAAGGGGCTGGAGGCGCTCTACACCGCCTACAAGGACAAGGGCCTGGTGGTGCTGGGCGTGCCCGCCAACGACTTCCACGACCAGGAACCGGGCAGCAACCAGGAGATCAAGCACTTCTGCGACGCCAACTTCGCCGTCGATTTCCCCATGACGGAAAAGGCGGTCGTCACCGGCGACCAGGCCCACCCCTTCTACAAGTGGGTGAGTGCGGCCAAGGGCGCGCCCAAGTGGAACTTCCACAAGTACCTGATCAGCCCCGACGGCGCCCTGATCGCCGCCTTCCCCAGCAAGGTGGAACCGGAATCGCCCGAACTGAAGGCGGCGATCGACGCGGCCCTGCCCCATAACGGGTAA
- the lptD gene encoding LPS assembly protein LptD, with translation MSARRRVIGAALMVGLLSTTALASRALAQQAPSPVAPTSQAKPVAAPAPAPAPAGKEQPPVLLEADQVDTDNDLGITTATGNVQLSQGGHVVLADTISYSERSNVITASGHVVMVQPDGEVMFGDYAELTEDQKQAFVDQARMLLQDNSRMAGYQAERIDGRYTRITRGTYSPCKLCEDDPTRSPTWQIRAKQVTHDATSHDIYFRDATMEIGGVPMFYMPTFSMPDPTVDRRSGFLTPSIGYNSNLGTFARIRYYYDISPDKDLLIDLTPSTSDGLLAGGKYRERFTNGFLDIQGAATYAPYTAQAGDPYKLQGYVQGRAQFDISDAWRWGFDVNRTTDDNFLLRYSYSSEQLLTSRVYAERFDGRDYFNAGIYAFQDLRPSNTLEEPIALPLLTYSAMGEPGETFGGRWSYDAQMLDLYREQGTRSRRASQVGGWQGDYINGLGMVTTVNALLRTDAYSIANFENTTTDQRESYNRVRIFPQGQIMTRLPFVRQDGTVSEMIEPVVAFTAAPNIHNSNDIPNEDSEDIEFDSTNLFRMSRYPGVDLLDGGQRVTYGVRAGVYGSGGGSSTLFVGQSYRLQHDTDFAVNSGLYSRQSDIVGRLELTPSQWMDISYGFRLDPDTGAQRMHDFTGSFGPSVFRLSGSYLYISKEELPTGTSADTTTNLQELTGGISSSFAQYYTLALNTRYDLADGGGPVTTSITGTYQDDCYTFQLILERDYTQRIGIPSGNRIFFRMIFNKLGMFVSPAFSGTSH, from the coding sequence TTGAGCGCGCGTCGGCGCGTGATCGGCGCGGCGCTGATGGTCGGCCTTTTGTCGACCACAGCCTTGGCGTCCAGGGCCCTGGCCCAGCAGGCCCCGTCCCCCGTGGCCCCGACGTCCCAGGCAAAGCCGGTTGCGGCCCCCGCGCCGGCGCCGGCGCCGGCGGGCAAGGAACAACCGCCGGTGCTGCTTGAGGCCGATCAGGTCGATACCGATAACGACCTGGGCATCACCACCGCCACCGGCAACGTGCAGCTGTCCCAGGGCGGCCACGTGGTGCTGGCCGACACCATCAGTTACAGCGAACGGTCCAACGTCATCACCGCCAGCGGTCATGTCGTCATGGTCCAGCCGGACGGCGAGGTCATGTTCGGCGACTACGCTGAACTGACGGAGGACCAGAAGCAGGCCTTCGTCGATCAGGCGCGCATGCTGCTGCAGGATAACAGCCGCATGGCGGGCTATCAGGCCGAGCGCATCGACGGCCGCTATACCCGCATCACCCGCGGCACCTACAGCCCCTGCAAATTGTGCGAGGACGACCCCACGCGGTCGCCCACCTGGCAGATCCGGGCCAAGCAGGTGACGCACGACGCCACGTCGCACGACATCTATTTCCGCGACGCGACCATGGAAATCGGCGGCGTGCCGATGTTCTACATGCCGACCTTCTCCATGCCCGATCCCACCGTGGACCGGCGCAGCGGCTTCCTGACGCCCAGCATCGGCTACAACAGCAACCTCGGCACCTTCGCCCGCATCCGGTATTATTACGACATCTCGCCGGACAAGGACCTGTTGATCGACCTGACGCCCAGCACGTCCGATGGATTGCTGGCCGGCGGCAAGTACCGCGAACGCTTTACCAACGGCTTCCTGGACATCCAGGGTGCGGCCACCTACGCCCCCTACACGGCGCAAGCAGGCGATCCGTACAAGCTGCAGGGCTATGTGCAGGGCCGGGCCCAGTTCGACATCAGCGACGCCTGGCGGTGGGGTTTTGACGTCAACCGCACCACCGACGACAATTTCCTGCTGCGCTACAGCTATAGCTCGGAGCAGTTGCTGACCAGCCGGGTTTATGCCGAACGGTTCGACGGGCGCGACTATTTCAACGCCGGCATCTACGCCTTCCAGGATTTGCGGCCCTCCAACACCCTGGAAGAGCCGATCGCCCTGCCGCTGCTGACCTACAGCGCGATGGGCGAACCGGGCGAGACCTTCGGGGGCCGCTGGTCCTACGATGCCCAGATGCTGGACCTGTATCGCGAACAGGGTACCCGTTCCCGCCGCGCCTCGCAGGTTGGCGGGTGGCAGGGCGACTACATCAACGGCCTGGGCATGGTCACCACCGTGAACGCCCTGCTGCGCACCGACGCCTATTCCATCGCCAACTTTGAGAACACGACGACGGACCAGCGCGAATCCTACAACCGCGTCCGTATCTTCCCCCAGGGCCAGATCATGACCCGGCTGCCCTTCGTGCGCCAGGACGGGACCGTGTCGGAGATGATCGAACCCGTCGTGGCGTTCACCGCCGCGCCCAACATCCATAACAGCAACGACATCCCGAACGAGGACAGCGAGGATATCGAGTTCGATTCCACCAACCTGTTCCGGATGAGCCGTTATCCCGGCGTCGACCTGCTGGATGGTGGGCAACGCGTGACCTACGGCGTGCGCGCCGGCGTCTACGGCAGCGGCGGCGGCAGCAGCACGCTGTTCGTCGGCCAAAGCTACCGCCTGCAGCACGACACCGATTTCGCCGTGAATTCGGGCCTGTATAGCCGCCAGTCCGATATCGTCGGCCGCCTGGAACTGACCCCCAGCCAGTGGATGGACATCAGCTACGGCTTCCGCCTGGATCCCGATACCGGCGCCCAGCGCATGCACGACTTCACCGGATCGTTCGGCCCATCCGTCTTCCGCCTGTCGGGCAGCTACCTGTACATCAGCAAAGAGGAATTGCCGACCGGCACCTCGGCCGACACCACCACCAACCTGCAGGAACTGACCGGCGGCATCAGTTCGTCGTTCGCGCAGTACTACACGCTGGCGCTCAACACCCGCTACGACCTGGCGGATGGCGGCGGCCCGGTGACCACCAGCATCACCGGCACCTACCAGGACGACTGCTACACCTTCCAGCTGATCCTGGAGCGCGACTACACGCAGCGCATCGGCATCCCGTCCGGTAACCGCATCTTCTTCCGCATGATCTTTAACAAGCTTGGCATGTTCGTCAGCCCGGCTTTCTCCGGTACGTCGCACTAA
- a CDS encoding Lrp/AsnC ligand binding domain-containing protein — MQTIFVQIKCELGKAYDVADSAVQSLEEVSEVHSISGQYDLMMKCYLSDGADIGHFVTQRLQTLPGVKDTFTIITFKAFT; from the coding sequence ATGCAAACCATCTTCGTGCAGATCAAGTGCGAACTGGGCAAGGCGTACGACGTGGCCGATTCGGCCGTCCAATCCCTGGAAGAGGTGTCCGAGGTGCACTCCATCTCCGGTCAATATGACCTGATGATGAAGTGCTACCTCAGCGATGGGGCCGACATCGGCCACTTCGTGACCCAGCGCCTGCAAACCCTGCCGGGCGTCAAGGACACCTTCACCATCATCACCTTCAAAGCCTTCACCTGA
- a CDS encoding DEAD/DEAH box helicase produces the protein MLFSEIGLGPEVLRAVEDAGYSQPTPIQEKAIPWVLQGRDVLGCAQTGTGKTASFTLPMIDILASGRARARMPRSLILEPTRELAAQVAENFEVYGKYHKLNMALLIGGESFGDQIKKLERGVDVLIATPGRMMDLFDRGNILLSDIKILVIDEADRMLDMGFIPDIERIVGLLPKMRQTLFFSATMPPEIKRLADAFLMNPREITVAPPASPAATVTQAVALVRQDDKREALRHLLRTEDVKNAFIFCNRKRDVAVLHQSLTKHGFNAGALHGDLVQSKRTETLEAFRQGQIDLLCCSDVAARGIDIAGVSHVFNFDVPHHADDYVHRIGRTGRAGKTGRAFMLSTPDDSRTLAAIEKLIGKEIPRIMIDGLETPVPSETEGEGTGRRRRGSRDTGGRSDRSRSSRSRGGATAEAPREAQAAPEAQPEAAAPQEQATPQERAAPQERAEGRRPERSERSRDRSDRGGNERGGRRDERSRNDTPREAREARDTRPPRNDDRGEPRRRWRDDDDGPTVVGFGEDVPAFMLRIARPANRTPEPTGTDTSEA, from the coding sequence ATGCTTTTCTCGGAAATTGGGCTAGGCCCGGAAGTCCTTCGCGCGGTTGAAGACGCGGGCTATAGCCAGCCGACCCCGATTCAGGAAAAGGCGATTCCCTGGGTGTTGCAGGGTCGCGACGTGCTGGGCTGCGCCCAGACGGGCACGGGCAAGACCGCCTCGTTCACGCTGCCGATGATCGACATCCTGGCATCGGGCCGCGCCCGCGCCCGCATGCCGCGTTCGCTGATCCTGGAGCCGACGCGTGAGCTGGCGGCACAGGTGGCCGAGAATTTCGAGGTCTACGGCAAGTACCATAAGCTGAACATGGCGCTGCTGATCGGCGGCGAATCGTTCGGCGACCAGATCAAGAAGCTGGAACGCGGCGTCGACGTCCTGATCGCCACGCCCGGCCGCATGATGGATCTGTTCGACCGTGGCAACATCCTGCTGTCGGACATCAAGATCCTGGTGATCGATGAAGCCGACCGCATGCTGGACATGGGCTTCATCCCGGATATCGAGCGCATCGTCGGCCTGCTGCCCAAGATGCGGCAGACGCTGTTCTTCTCCGCCACCATGCCGCCGGAGATCAAGCGCCTGGCCGACGCCTTCCTGATGAACCCGCGTGAGATCACCGTGGCCCCGCCGGCGTCGCCCGCCGCCACCGTGACCCAGGCCGTGGCCCTGGTCCGCCAGGACGACAAGCGCGAGGCGCTGCGCCACCTGCTGCGGACGGAGGACGTGAAGAACGCCTTCATCTTCTGCAACCGCAAGCGCGACGTCGCCGTGCTGCACCAGTCGCTGACCAAGCACGGCTTCAACGCCGGCGCCCTGCATGGCGACCTGGTTCAGTCCAAGCGCACCGAGACGCTGGAAGCGTTCCGCCAGGGCCAGATCGACCTGCTGTGCTGCAGCGACGTGGCCGCGCGCGGCATCGACATCGCCGGCGTCAGCCACGTGTTCAATTTCGACGTGCCCCACCACGCCGACGACTACGTCCACCGCATCGGCCGTACCGGCCGTGCCGGCAAGACCGGCCGCGCCTTCATGCTGTCCACGCCGGACGATAGCCGTACGCTGGCCGCCATCGAGAAGCTGATCGGCAAGGAAATCCCGCGCATCATGATTGATGGCCTGGAAACGCCCGTTCCGTCGGAAACCGAAGGCGAGGGCACTGGCCGCCGCCGCCGGGGCAGCCGTGACACCGGCGGCCGCAGCGATCGCAGCCGGAGCAGCCGCAGCCGTGGCGGTGCCACCGCCGAAGCGCCGCGCGAGGCTCAGGCCGCCCCCGAGGCCCAGCCCGAGGCCGCCGCGCCGCAGGAGCAAGCCACCCCGCAGGAACGGGCTGCCCCCCAGGAACGTGCGGAAGGCCGCCGGCCCGAGCGGAGCGAACGCAGCCGCGATCGCAGCGATCGTGGCGGCAACGAGCGTGGCGGCCGCCGCGATGAGCGGAGCCGCAACGACACCCCCCGGGAAGCCCGCGAGGCGCGCGACACCCGCCCGCCGCGCAACGACGACCGGGGCGAGCCGCGCCGCCGTTGGCGTGACGATGATGACGGCCCCACCGTCGTCGGCTTCGGCGAGGACGTGCCGGCCTTCATGCTGCGCATCGCGCGCCCGGCCAACCGGACGCCCGAGCCCACGGGAACCGACACGTCGGAGGCCTGA